One genomic segment of Caldimonas brevitalea includes these proteins:
- a CDS encoding DUF2946 family protein, translated as MAFSAHPLQHLRLPHARRPVLLWALALLVLLKAFVPLLAAEAAHARNVPIADICGVYGVEVSLRTPAGPDPWEPAGHPSPAAQEHCALAPLLGSATVVPAVAVVVPLPVPPHYMAAHLVAAFAPPDPWLAWLVERLHAPPSRV; from the coding sequence ATGGCCTTCTCTGCCCATCCCCTGCAGCACCTGCGCCTGCCTCATGCGCGGCGTCCCGTGCTGCTGTGGGCCCTGGCTCTGCTGGTGCTGCTCAAGGCGTTTGTGCCCTTGTTGGCCGCCGAGGCAGCTCACGCTCGCAATGTTCCGATCGCCGACATCTGCGGGGTGTACGGTGTGGAGGTGTCCCTGCGCACGCCGGCCGGGCCCGACCCTTGGGAGCCTGCTGGCCATCCTTCTCCGGCGGCTCAAGAACATTGCGCTCTCGCGCCGCTGCTTGGCAGCGCAACGGTCGTCCCTGCCGTCGCCGTCGTGGTACCGCTGCCTGTACCGCCTCACTACATGGCGGCACACCTTGTTGCCGCCTTCGCCCCTCCAGACCCTTGGCTGGCTTGGCTGGTCGAGCGTTTGCACGCCCCTCCTTCCCGCGTCTGA
- a CDS encoding helix-turn-helix domain-containing protein: protein MPSDALPPTQDPDLLRRLLRAKDRMDAASHEAWPVSRLASLSGVSEAHFARSFKQAFGVPPHRYLLTRRIERATALLRDTDLPITEIAFQTGWESLGTFGRTFRDITGESPSVNRERSRAQAHQLDRVPLCIVSAAHRPGLETAVSEKRRREAGGTKAPSK, encoded by the coding sequence ATGCCTTCCGACGCACTGCCGCCCACCCAAGACCCCGACCTGCTGCGCCGCCTGCTGCGCGCCAAGGACCGTATGGACGCCGCTTCGCACGAGGCCTGGCCCGTCTCGCGGCTGGCAAGCCTGAGCGGCGTCTCCGAGGCCCACTTCGCCCGTTCGTTCAAGCAGGCCTTCGGCGTGCCGCCGCACCGCTACCTGCTCACGCGGCGCATCGAGCGTGCGACCGCGCTGCTGCGCGACACCGACCTGCCCATCACCGAGATCGCCTTCCAGACAGGCTGGGAGAGCCTGGGCACCTTCGGGCGCACCTTCCGCGACATCACCGGCGAGAGCCCGAGCGTGAACCGCGAGCGCAGCCGGGCCCAAGCGCATCAGCTCGACCGCGTGCCCCTGTGTATCGTCAGCGCCGCCCACCGGCCCGGCCTCGAAACCGCAGTTTCGGAGAAGCGGCGCCGCGAGGCGGGCGGTACAAAAGCGCCTTCGAAATGA
- a CDS encoding VOC family protein produces the protein MSQGVDVVGLYVRDQDEALAFYVEKLGFRVHTDVRNGDFRWLTVQHPEQPSFQLGLFTPGPPLQDEATAQALRALVAKGAMPPLVLAVDDCRAAYERMLGLGVEFTQEPVDRFGSVDAGFRDPSGNGWKMIGARRH, from the coding sequence ATGAGCCAAGGTGTCGATGTGGTCGGTTTGTATGTGCGAGACCAGGATGAAGCGCTCGCGTTTTATGTCGAGAAGCTCGGATTCCGCGTCCACACGGACGTGCGCAACGGCGACTTCCGCTGGCTGACGGTGCAGCACCCCGAGCAGCCCTCGTTCCAGCTGGGCCTGTTCACGCCCGGGCCACCGCTGCAGGACGAGGCGACTGCACAGGCACTGCGCGCGCTGGTGGCAAAGGGCGCCATGCCGCCGCTGGTGCTGGCGGTGGACGACTGCCGCGCGGCCTACGAGCGGATGCTGGGCCTCGGCGTGGAATTCACGCAGGAGCCCGTCGACCGTTTCGGCAGCGTGGACGCGGGCTTCCGCGATCCGTCGGGCAATGGCTGGAAGATGATCGGCGCCCGGCGCCACTGA
- a CDS encoding DJ-1/PfpI family protein — protein sequence MTTQHFESTPSNEADASRRALLGVAGLWLGAVGAGLALPVQADDKATPPAYRPATGDQRLQVVMLAHPDMTALDLVGPQLIFATMPPVDVHVVWKDQQPVMTDSGLAVMPTSTLDQAPATPDVLFVPGGLKGTTALLSDPQVLSFLRSRGSSARYIAGVCTGGLLLGAAGLLRGYQATAHWYVRDLLPVFDAIAVDRRVVQDRNRITGGGVTAGIDLALTLSALLRGDEHARTQQLVFEYAPEPPFSSGTPQSAGPALTAKVLRRRHAAIEQTRLAVHEARRSWGDERVR from the coding sequence ATGACGACCCAACATTTCGAGTCAACACCCTCCAACGAGGCCGATGCCAGCAGGCGAGCACTGCTCGGCGTGGCCGGTCTCTGGCTGGGCGCGGTCGGGGCCGGCTTGGCGCTGCCAGTGCAGGCCGACGACAAGGCCACCCCGCCGGCGTACCGACCTGCGACCGGCGATCAACGGTTGCAGGTCGTGATGCTGGCCCATCCCGACATGACTGCGCTCGACCTGGTCGGGCCCCAACTGATTTTCGCGACGATGCCGCCGGTAGACGTTCACGTCGTGTGGAAGGACCAGCAACCGGTGATGACCGACAGCGGCCTCGCCGTGATGCCGACCTCGACCCTCGACCAAGCACCCGCCACGCCGGACGTGCTGTTCGTGCCGGGCGGTCTCAAGGGCACGACCGCCCTGCTGAGCGACCCGCAGGTGCTGTCCTTCCTGAGATCACGCGGCAGCAGCGCCCGCTACATCGCCGGCGTCTGCACCGGCGGCCTGCTGTTGGGTGCGGCCGGGCTGCTGCGCGGCTACCAGGCCACTGCACACTGGTATGTGCGCGACCTGCTGCCCGTCTTCGACGCGATCGCGGTGGATCGCCGCGTGGTGCAAGACCGCAACCGGATCACCGGCGGCGGGGTGACGGCCGGCATCGACCTGGCCTTGACCCTGTCGGCGCTGTTGCGCGGCGACGAGCACGCGAGGACTCAGCAACTGGTCTTCGAATACGCGCCCGAGCCCCCCTTCTCGAGCGGCACCCCTCAAAGCGCCGGGCCGGCCCTGACGGCCAAAGTCCTGCGACGTCGGCACGCGGCGATCGAGCAGACCCGGTTGGCGGTGCACGAAGCGCGGCGATCGTGGGGAGATGAGCGGGTTCGATGA
- a CDS encoding DUF4256 domain-containing protein, giving the protein MKTQERDELLRTLAARFEKNMHRHKGVAWADVEAKLESNPSALKSLRAMEETGGEPDVIGLKGEAGHFTFCDCSVESPTGRRSVCYDREALDSRKENKPHGSAVEMAAAMGIELLTEEQYRELQKLVECDMKTSSWISTPADVRSLGGALFCDRRYGRVFVYHNGAQSYYAARGFRGLLRV; this is encoded by the coding sequence ATGAAGACGCAAGAACGAGACGAGCTGCTTCGAACATTGGCGGCGCGCTTTGAGAAGAACATGCACCGCCACAAAGGCGTGGCATGGGCAGATGTCGAGGCCAAGCTCGAAAGCAATCCCAGTGCACTGAAATCGCTGCGTGCCATGGAGGAGACCGGCGGCGAACCCGACGTGATCGGGCTCAAAGGCGAGGCGGGGCACTTCACGTTCTGCGATTGCTCGGTCGAGAGCCCGACCGGCCGCAGGAGTGTCTGTTACGACCGTGAGGCGCTGGACTCACGGAAAGAAAACAAGCCGCACGGCAGTGCCGTCGAGATGGCGGCGGCCATGGGCATCGAGCTGTTGACGGAAGAACAGTATCGAGAACTACAGAAGCTCGTCGAGTGCGACATGAAGACGTCGAGCTGGATCAGCACACCGGCAGACGTTCGTTCCCTGGGCGGAGCGCTCTTCTGCGACCGCCGCTATGGGCGGGTGTTCGTGTATCACAACGGCGCCCAGTCGTACTACGCAGCAAGAGGCTTTCGAGGCTTGCTTCGCGTGTGA